The Rutidosis leptorrhynchoides isolate AG116_Rl617_1_P2 unplaced genomic scaffold, CSIRO_AGI_Rlap_v1 contig275, whole genome shotgun sequence region ATTTTTATTCAAAAATGACAAACACAACACAACCTAAACTAATGTGTCGACAGTAGTACCTAATACCTGCGTTCTTACACATCaagttatatttttttaatataaaaaggGATAGTTTTATTATTGATAAAAGATTAAAAGTGTCGAAGCTAAATTAGTTGTACACTCGATAATTTCTGGAGGAACCTCTTACCTGTCCAAATTAGATAAAAATCGTAGGTATTATAAAAGATCATTCTTTTCGATTTAAACTATCAGGACGAATTACGAACTAATGTTGTGAGCATAGCTCGTTAATTACAAAATGTATCAAAGCCTAGGGGTGGACAAAAAAGCCGAACCAAACCAATCGGTTCTGATCGATGTTTTTCGGTTTCGGTTCGATGTCGGTTTAGTTATAGGTCGGTGTCGGTTGttgaaatttttataaaaaatcgACCGACATATATTTCGGTTCGAAACCGATCGGTTCGGTGGAAAAACCGAAACGGACAATTAAGTTAATTAATATACAATATATTAGGTCTAATTTAATTATTTTACATGTTTTAATCCTCTAGTCTCTCTTCACAAGGCGATAAATGACAATCACTCTCTTCTCAAACCAAAACTCTCAAACCCCTCTAATCTCTCTTCAGTAAGGGTGTAAAAAAAAAGCCAACACCCAACTTCCATTCTAACTCCATCCCATTCTAACTCATATAATTAGACTTTTTTATAAATATGGAAATAAAAGTTAGATTTTAGTTCCAACCCATCAATATTGGATTGAGTTGGTGATTTATATTGGGTAGTCCAACCCAATAAAAACCCATTAAAATTttcattaaaataaaataaaataaaaagcttAAGCACTAAGCAGTCGTCTCGCCGTCTCCTATACAAATAATTAAAAAACTAAAAAGCACACTTTTTCTGATTCTTAAGCAGTCGCCGCCAGCGGAGCCAACCATCAGCCGTCAATCGTCAGCTCAGCTCCGTTACCACCTCCACCACCACGTCAAGGCCTTACTCCATCTTCTTCTCCACCAAACAAAATAACACACCATCGTCGCCTCACCACCGCCGGCCCTAATAGAAAACACACCGCCGCTCTTCGCAGCCAAGTGAGTCGACTCCTCTCTTTCTTTGCATTTTCGATCTAAACTCAAGTTTTCAACTTCTCTATCTTCTGGTTAAATTTTTCTTTACTCGTCGTGCAGTGTTCTTATCTAAGCTTCTGGGTCTTGTAGATTAAAATTTGAATTTTCAGATTATCAAACTCCGATTTGCTGTAAAACTTTTGAATCAGTGTAAGCTTGAAAATAAAATTCTTGACAAAGCACGAATGCTCTTTTTATAGCATAATGGGTCTTTTCATGTGTTGTCAATTCTTGTTCTTGATTGGAAAGTGTATGAATTTCATCGTCAAACTAACAAACCAAATTAGTAAtttaaacattttttttatatgtgTTTCTTAATAAAGGTCACTTTTTTCCTAATTATCGAGTAACTAAGGTTTAAGCATATAATTTGACATGAACTCGATCAGTCAAAGAGTTTTTTACATGAACATTAAATTCTAATTAATAGGACTAAGAGTTAAAAGGAATAAATAGAATGTGTGGTAAGGCCCACGTCAAGTATCACTTGGCAGTTGGTTTCACCTATAGAATGAGTTTTTGTTTAGCTTTCAACTTCATCTATGTCATGTTTTTTCTAACAATTAGTATATTTCCTTCTATATTGACAGTTTTTTGACTTGCTTATAGCTATGAAAAATGAGACAATTGCTTCTTCTGAAATGCAAGAGGATGAATCCTCCACCACACCTTTTAATGCATCAGCCTCCTCAATTCCTCTACCACCTCCTGCAGTAAGAGGTAAAAGGGGTAAGAAATCTAATGTGTGGGATCATTTTGATTTGAACAATCCAATGATTAGATCTGAGAGAACAACCATATGTCGCTATTTTTTCAAAGTGTTAAGCGCTCCTCCAACTAATGGAACTTTCAGTTTGCATACCTACCTAGAAATATGTGAGTTTTATCCCTACGGTGAAGCTATTAAGAAGAAACAGAAACAATCGGATTCAGATTTAGATTCATCCTTTGATCCTGAAAATTGTAGGCGGCTTCTAGCGGATATGATCATGATAGATGAACTAGCTTTTAGGCATGTGGAAGGTGAAGGATTTCGCCGCTTTATTAATGCACTTCAAACCTTTGTTTAGTATCCCATCTTGTGTAACGGTAGCTTCTGATTGCTTTAGACGTTATGTGGATGAAAAAAGAGAAATTGAAGGCATATTTTAAAAGGTCAAAGGTCAGAGTTTGCCTTACTATAGATTGTTGGACATAAATTCAGAATCTAAACTATATGTGTCTTACTGCTCACTTTATTGATGAAGAATGGAAGTTAAGAAAGAAGATATTGAATTTTTCTACAATTCCTGGTCATAATGGTGAAGTGATAGGGAAACACATTGAAAAACACTTGATAGATTGGGGTATTGATAAGATCCTTTCTATTACGGTGGATAATGCAAGTTCAAACGATCTCACCATTCAGTATTTGAAAAGGAGGTTTAAAGAGTGGCATGGATGTGTGTTGGGGGGAGAATATCTTCATATGAGGTGTTCTGCCCATATATTAAATTTGAATATCAAAGAAGGTTTAAAAGAGTTGGATGTCTCTATAGTTAGAGTCAGATCCGCCGTCAAGTATGTAAAATCATCTCCATCAAGATTGCGGAAGTTCAAAGCTTGTGTTAGCTTCTTGAAGTTGGAGGATAAGAGTCTTAGCTTAGATGTGGATACAAGGTAGAACTCTACCTACTTGATGTTACAAGCGGCTTTGAAGTTTGAGAAAGCTTTCGATAGATTGGGAGAGGAAGACAAGACGTACAATGATGATCTAGCTATGATAAAGGGCAAACCAACAACCGATGAGTGGAATTATGTTCGTTCCTTGGTGCCATTTTTGGAATCATACTATGATGCTACATTAAATGTCTCCGGCTCATTATATGTTACAAGCAACGAGTATTTTCATGTGATATATGGAATTGCTTGTAATATAAATGATAGAGTATCTTCTCCAAATCCGAATGATAGTCTCATGGCCTCTCGTATGAAGATGAAGAATGACAAGTATTGGGGTAATCTATCAAATATCAACCCACTATTGTTCATTGCAGTTATCCTCGATCCTAGATTCAAAAAGAAATATGTATTTTTTGTCATTAATCAAATGTACAAGGGTAAGCAATGCACTGATTTGAAAGAGCGAGTGGAGAAGGCCTTAGCAAATTTGTTTAACTACTATGCAACAATAAACAATAATTCCATTGAAAAAGCAAAAAGAAGCTCTCAAGTAGCTGAAGAGGGAATGACAAGCGGGTCACGTGCTAATTTTAAGGGTGGAGATTATTTGAAGTCCAAGTTTAGGACTGAAGAGGATATGGAGGAAGATGAGGTTCAAGAGTCTGAGTTGGAACAATATTTAAAAGCGAAAAAAGTGCCTGAACATGATACTTTTGATATATTAGTATGGTGGAagatgaatgagaaaatatttcccACACTCAGCTTGATGGCTCGTGATATTTTGGCTGTGCTAGCATCAACTGGGAGCATCAGAATCTGCTTTCAGTACTAGTGGGACGTGCTCTAGATTCTTATCGGAGCTCCTTACTTCCTAAAACAGTGGAAGCTTTAATTTGCACTCAAAATTGGCTAAAATCCTCATCTATTCCCGTCAATATTGAGGAAAGCATAAAAGATATAAAAAACCTCGAGAAAGGTATGTTCCTTGTTTTCTCTATCAATTTTCAATGATATCAGAATGTTAGTTTGAAAATCAGTATCAAAACTTGCCATGTTATGGTTCTCTAGGAAAATTATAGGGAAGTGTTAGGAATGTGTAAATTATATTGCTTGGCAGTCTTTCTGAGTTTATAGGATACTTGTAGGATGCTCTTAGAACTCAAAAGTGTAGTATTAAGATATGACTGTATTTTTCCCATGCTTACTAGGAATGTCATTCGATCGGAAGATGAAATGCTTGGTTTGAATCACACTAAGTGATATTATCAAATCACCAAGATTCGTTAAAATATGGATAAAGCATATATGCTAGGCATATATGTTTCCTGGGTGATTTAATCACTAGAAAATTTGAATGATCGATCATGTCTTGCGAGACACCAAGAATATATTTTCTGATCCCACTTTGTCTGTAAATTAGACATTGAACAAAAACAAAGTTACTGAATGTATTGAAAGATACTAAACATAGTCAACTGATTAaaaaaaacaattatatatataatgcGTGTCAAAATACTGGAGAGTAGTTTGATCTAATTGAGTGTAGGTTGTACATATTTCAAAGTCTATTTAGTGTTTAGAATAAGCCGACCATTTACTACTTAATTGTTAGATTTAACATTTAGGATCCACTTAGAACTCAAAAACCTAGTTTGTTTTTTCTCTCTTTCATGTTTTGTCTGAATTGTAAATTTGTAATTGTGCAGTATGTTGCACTTAATTGGTGATATGTTAAGATAGGAATGTCTTTTTCCCCACTTTGTCTATAATAAATTAAAAATTGACCAAAAATAGAGTTACTAAATGAAGTGTATATCTACAGTCTACTACTATTATTGATCATTACAACACACTTTGACTTTCcttcaaaaaaaatatatacggAGAGTGTATATGACACGAAAAAGACTCATGAGTTTTTATTTTCAGTACTGATTCCATTGCCATGTTATCAGAATGATATCAGAATGTGATGGTTCTTGCATGAATATGTTATATATTTTCTCTTTTGTAGAGTTCCAAGCCATGCTGTTGGAGTCTCCTATTATTGTTGAAGATTAATCTAAATGTAATTGAAGATTGATAGAGATTAGTTTTTAAGATGTTAGGATTCGATaaaatattataaatttatttactgTATTCAGGGATTTAGTTTTCATATAATCTGTTTACTGTATTCGATAAAATATCGTATCATTCATGGATTTTTTCTTCTATTCTCTGTACTGGAATTTAGTTTTTAAACATGTACTAGTGAAATACTTCTACTAGTAAACTTACTTGGGCAGTAAGTTTCTTGATTTGCTTTATTTTTGTTAGCAAATTATAATCTTTTAATGTTACAAATCTATTTACTGTATTCAGGGTTTGGAATTGACTATATGTAAGTTTTTACAAAACATACATTAAACTATAAGGATGATTTTGCAAGTTTTTACATAGTGTTAAGGATAAAGCAAGTAGATATTAAAAAAATTCAGGACTAAAAAATCATAAATTAAACTTTAAGGACGAAACAACAAGTTTTTATAAACTATTAAGGACTAAATAGGCTGATATTAAAAATATTTCGGACTAAAAAAGCAAAAATTTAAACTATAAGGATGAAACTGTAAGTTTTTATAAAGTATTAAGGACTAAATAGGTTGATATTAAAAATATTTCGAACGAAAAAATAAGAATTAAAACTATAAGGACTATATAATATATTTGAAATGGAATAAGTTGGAAGTCCACTATCCAACCCATTAGAGATGGGTTTGGAATGGATTTAGTCCAGTTAGAAAAAGTTGGGTTGGAGCCCATTTTTACAAAATCCACTAAAATTGGATTGGATTGGAAATGTAGTTGGATAGTGGTGGTGGGGAATATTTACACCCCTACTCTTGAGTCTCGACTCTTCCACGCTAAATCCGTCCCGATAATCTTTCTTTCCCAAACCAAATCTCTCAAATCCGTCTAATCTCTCTTCCATACTAACTCTGGACAATCACCTTAACTCTAAATTTAATATTTCAAATCTCTAATTTTTCTCACGTCTTAAACTCTTAGGCTTCATAACACAGTACACCTATAATTCCTTGACCATTCTAGCGAATTTGCACCAGCCCGAGCACAACTAGCAATAGCTGAAGAAGTGACGAAAATTCAGCAAAGGAAGCATTTCCATCTCTCAAAAGAAGTGACGAAAATTCAGCCCGAGCACAACTAGCAATATAAAGCTTGCTTGTTGAAGCACACGCCCTTGTGCGACAACATCCACCTATCCTGCATAATACTAACGTCAATTTAATTCCTTAAGACAAGGAAGCATCACCAAAGCCGAATaataaaattgaagattcacgaacccaCTGCTTCTATCATGAGGATCCAGACTTTGTTAACCTCTCCAATGAAAAGACATGGATTATTATAATGCACAACTAAACTCTCCCACAACTCGGCGCGAAAAAAACTATTTGTAATAGTAAATAAgcatattaaaaattaaaactaaatccGTCCACCAACATACCATTCATAACAATCGAATATTCCTTGCGCTCAAACGATTTTAACATTGAAGATGTCAACCTCAAAAAACTAGAATGTCTCCAGACGCTCCATCAACATCACAAAAAAACCATTACAAACTTAGaccaatttaaaaattcatatacaAAGTACAATAGAAACACATCCATAAAATACAATTTATACAGCTACCGACTTGGATAATTTAAGTCAGTTTTCACCCCAAATTGTAGCCACCAACTTTGAAGAGTCAAAACACAACA contains the following coding sequences:
- the LOC139882482 gene encoding zinc finger BED domain-containing protein RICESLEEPER 1-like; translation: MLQAALKFEKAFDRLGEEDKTYNDDLAMIKGKPTTDEWNYVRSLVPFLESYYDATLNVSGSLYVTSNEYFHVIYGIACNINDRVSSPNPNDSLMASRMKMKNDKYWGNLSNINPLLFIAVILDPRFKKKYVFFVINQMYKGKQCTDLKERVEKALANLFNYYATINNNSIEKAKRSSQVAEEGMTSGSRANFKGGDYLKSKFRTEEDMEEDEVQESELEQYLKAKKVPEHDTFDILVWWKMNEKIFPTLSLMARDILAVLASTGSIRICFQY